The proteins below come from a single Desulfomonile tiedjei genomic window:
- a CDS encoding toll/interleukin-1 receptor domain-containing protein, whose amino-acid sequence MKVFISWSGQLSHEIALGLREWLPSVVQVIVPYVSSEDITKGSQWFAHVATELEQTDFGVICLTKENLRSPWIFFEAGALSKSVSRSHVSPLLIDLSPSDLQGPLVQFQAVMPTEKDMFKLLNTINADLQSGRLDEPHLQKSFARWWPDFDSQIQDAKKRAVQRGRRQATPHDGQKDQGTDSRSERAVLEEVLQNTRLIAQSVLETDSSLKEIKARHQDDNTPIALDPPNLCSELERGGHVTSRPIHRSRYTEAENYALKNLEDGRNPKEVIASLERNGIPQKTAIEIVREITKDLQRG is encoded by the coding sequence ATGAAAGTCTTCATCAGTTGGTCAGGACAGCTGAGCCACGAGATTGCTTTAGGATTGCGTGAGTGGCTGCCTTCAGTTGTTCAAGTCATTGTACCATACGTTTCATCCGAAGACATCACTAAGGGTTCGCAGTGGTTTGCACATGTTGCCACCGAACTAGAACAGACAGATTTCGGTGTCATCTGCCTAACAAAAGAGAACCTTAGATCACCATGGATATTCTTCGAAGCTGGTGCTCTCTCCAAGAGCGTTTCACGCTCCCATGTTTCCCCGCTTCTTATTGACTTATCTCCATCTGACCTGCAAGGTCCATTAGTCCAATTTCAGGCGGTGATGCCCACTGAGAAAGATATGTTTAAACTGCTTAATACAATCAATGCTGATCTACAATCGGGTAGATTAGACGAACCTCATCTTCAGAAGTCTTTTGCTAGGTGGTGGCCGGATTTTGATAGTCAGATTCAGGACGCGAAGAAGAGAGCGGTGCAGAGAGGAAGACGGCAGGCAACGCCACATGATGGACAGAAAGACCAAGGGACAGATTCAAGATCGGAACGCGCGGTGCTTGAAGAAGTACTCCAAAACACACGTTTAATTGCGCAGTCTGTGCTTGAGACGGATAGTTCACTGAAAGAAATAAAAGCGAGACATCAAGATGACAACACACCAATTGCTCTGGATCCCCCTAACCTCTGCTCTGAGTTAGAGCGTGGGGGTCATGTGACTTCAAGACCTATACACCGTTCAAGATACACCGAAGCGGAAAACTATGCGTTGAAAAACTTAGAAGATGGTAGAAATCCAAAGGAGGTTATTGCGAGTTTGGAGCGAAACGGCATTCCTCAAAAGACGGCAATTGAAATCGTAAGAGAGATCACAAAGGATTTGCAACGAGGCTAG
- a CDS encoding dephospho-CoA kinase yields the protein MLVVGLTGGIASGKSTVSRMFADAGIPVICADELAREAVKPGSAALDEIRRAFGQKVLDEDGNLDRAGMARLVFQDTSKRKLLESIIHPRVAEEQENRLRRLEREGHHIAVIDVPLLYESGWDKAFDLIIVVYVPRNIQERRLVDRDKISPADAQSRLDAQMPIEEKKKSADRVVDNTGSMEHTLDQVKGILEELQALERSKAVEMKTGSQ from the coding sequence ATGCTAGTTGTGGGACTGACCGGAGGCATAGCCTCGGGTAAGAGTACTGTGAGCCGGATGTTTGCCGACGCAGGTATACCGGTCATCTGCGCGGACGAGTTGGCCCGCGAAGCGGTAAAGCCCGGGTCCGCGGCACTGGACGAGATTCGCCGCGCGTTCGGACAAAAAGTCCTTGATGAGGACGGAAACCTGGACCGAGCGGGTATGGCGCGGTTGGTGTTTCAAGACACGTCCAAACGAAAACTGCTCGAATCCATCATCCATCCTCGAGTGGCTGAGGAGCAAGAAAACAGATTACGGCGTCTGGAACGCGAAGGTCATCACATTGCAGTGATAGACGTGCCGCTACTTTACGAGAGCGGATGGGACAAGGCCTTCGATCTTATAATAGTGGTTTATGTTCCCAGGAACATACAGGAACGCAGGCTGGTAGATCGAGATAAGATATCCCCGGCAGACGCCCAATCGCGACTCGACGCTCAAATGCCGATAGAGGAAAAGAAAAAAAGCGCGGATCGGGTCGTGGACAATACCGGCAGCATGGAGCATACTCTTGATCAGGTAAAGGGAATTTTGGAGGAACTCCAAGCCTTGGAGCGTTCCAAGGCAGTTGAAATGAAGACAGGTTCGCAATAG
- a CDS encoding cupin domain-containing protein yields MKKIDWNSIKEERLNENITRKMFWGEKLMVTRWELAPATTLPVHDHVSEQITMVEKGTVTIYFPGEEEFALHQGDMLVIPSSKPHGVKVGPQGATAVDLFSPLRQDFIDGSATYIKPLGEQGQDPQSPAAEDRDPYQQLQGYLAAAGIKVPLEDLKELPLDLLARYVYERQCITMGQLRKVLKKSKEEAKALLREWKHGDDHSESSLRRTMERIIVLPKDLKFFRQD; encoded by the coding sequence ATGAAGAAAATAGATTGGAACAGCATCAAGGAAGAAAGACTAAACGAAAACATCACCCGCAAGATGTTCTGGGGTGAAAAGCTGATGGTCACTCGGTGGGAACTCGCACCAGCGACCACCCTTCCTGTTCACGATCACGTTTCCGAACAGATAACCATGGTCGAGAAAGGAACGGTAACCATATATTTCCCTGGTGAGGAGGAATTCGCTCTGCACCAGGGCGATATGCTGGTGATTCCTTCCTCCAAACCGCACGGTGTGAAGGTAGGTCCTCAAGGCGCCACAGCAGTGGATCTGTTTTCGCCTCTCCGACAGGATTTCATTGACGGGAGCGCCACATACATCAAGCCATTGGGCGAGCAAGGACAAGACCCGCAGTCTCCCGCAGCAGAAGACCGGGACCCTTACCAACAGCTCCAGGGATATCTGGCCGCTGCCGGCATAAAGGTCCCTTTGGAGGACCTCAAGGAATTGCCTCTGGATTTGCTTGCCCGTTATGTTTATGAACGACAGTGCATCACTATGGGGCAATTGCGGAAAGTTCTGAAGAAGTCCAAAGAGGAGGCCAAGGCCCTTCTGAGGGAATGGAAACACGGAGACGATCACAGCGAATCCAGTCTCCGCCGTACAATGGAAAGGATAATCGTTCTCCCTAAGGACCTGAAGTTTTTTCGGCAGGACTAA
- a CDS encoding helix-turn-helix transcriptional regulator produces MEEKKLSSDAFELIYRRYIKDDPARVASFQEELTKAEIAREIYDLRNQAALTREQLADLVGATASVIEDVEEADYEGDFLSMASRIAAVLHRKVEVRFVPVEGTEPTEIGV; encoded by the coding sequence ATGGAAGAAAAGAAGCTGAGTTCGGACGCCTTTGAATTGATTTACAGACGGTATATCAAGGATGATCCTGCGCGAGTGGCTTCCTTTCAAGAAGAACTGACCAAAGCCGAGATCGCGCGTGAAATCTACGACCTGCGTAATCAGGCTGCGCTAACACGCGAGCAACTCGCGGACCTTGTTGGGGCTACGGCGTCAGTCATCGAAGACGTCGAAGAGGCCGATTACGAAGGAGACTTTCTTTCGATGGCGTCAAGAATAGCCGCTGTCCTTCACAGGAAGGTGGAAGTTCGTTTCGTACCGGTGGAAGGCACAGAACCCACCGAAATCGGGGTGTAA
- a CDS encoding radical SAM protein, with amino-acid sequence MKRAHEALKLSKSCRLCPRTCGVDRTAGETGYCGAGPQPAVAAHLPHFGEEPPLSCDGGAGTIFFSHCNLSCVYCQNHQISQEGLGSIVSPLHLSRMILELRDAGCANIEPVSPSHHLPGLLEALAIAADCGMALPIVYNTNGYESLEVLDLLNGIVDIYVPDLKYSREEGALEYSDAGDYVETARKAIVKMHDQVGDLVIDARGRGIRGLILRHLVLPEDISGTAETLLWIRNSLPRTITLSLMAQYSPLHQSRDFLPLDRRLSADEYENAVDLAWELGLKNVFVQDLDSHDRSIPDFRLDKPFNW; translated from the coding sequence ATGAAAAGGGCTCACGAGGCCCTAAAACTTTCCAAATCGTGCCGCTTGTGTCCCCGGACCTGTGGAGTGGACAGGACGGCCGGAGAAACAGGATATTGCGGAGCCGGTCCGCAACCGGCGGTCGCGGCGCATCTGCCGCATTTCGGAGAGGAACCACCTCTTTCCTGCGATGGCGGCGCAGGCACAATCTTCTTTTCGCATTGCAACCTCTCCTGCGTGTATTGTCAAAACCACCAGATAAGCCAGGAGGGCCTCGGCTCCATCGTGAGTCCCCTCCATTTGTCTCGAATGATCCTGGAACTCCGCGACGCAGGGTGTGCCAACATAGAACCTGTTTCGCCGTCGCACCACCTGCCCGGTTTGCTCGAAGCGCTCGCTATAGCAGCGGACTGCGGAATGGCTCTACCGATTGTCTATAACACCAACGGCTACGAATCTTTGGAAGTCCTCGACCTGCTCAATGGAATTGTCGATATCTATGTGCCGGACCTCAAATACTCACGTGAGGAGGGAGCGCTCGAATATTCCGACGCCGGCGACTACGTTGAAACCGCGCGGAAAGCAATCGTGAAAATGCACGACCAGGTGGGAGATCTTGTGATTGATGCCCGGGGCCGCGGCATTCGGGGGCTGATTTTGAGGCACCTCGTTCTCCCGGAAGATATTTCGGGAACTGCTGAAACCCTGCTCTGGATTCGGAACAGCCTTCCACGAACCATTACCCTCTCACTCATGGCCCAATACTCGCCCTTGCACCAGAGTCGCGATTTCTTGCCGCTCGACCGGAGACTCTCGGCTGACGAATACGAAAACGCCGTTGATTTGGCATGGGAACTGGGCCTTAAGAACGTGTTCGTGCAAGACTTGGACTCTCACGACCGGAGCATTCCCGACTTCCGACTGGATAAGCCGTTCAACTGGTGA
- a CDS encoding zinc ribbon domain-containing protein, with product MPIFEFKCDHCGNDFEKLVFASEDQAVKCPKCGSEKTHKILSVFSSSGSERCSGASCGPRPASGHS from the coding sequence ATGCCGATTTTTGAATTCAAGTGCGATCACTGCGGCAATGACTTCGAAAAGTTGGTCTTCGCTTCTGAGGATCAAGCCGTGAAGTGTCCGAAGTGCGGTTCGGAGAAGACCCACAAGATTCTGTCGGTCTTTTCGAGTTCAGGATCGGAAAGGTGCTCGGGAGCTTCTTGCGGCCCTAGGCCGGCGTCGGGGCACTCCTGA
- a CDS encoding AMP-binding protein gives MTISKWIHMGTVLSRHAVHYPDKLGCQDKKKSFTFKEWNDRSCRVGNALTSMGCGRGDRFAVIAFNRVEWMEMYAGCAKAGQICVPIMFRLAAPEIQYIVNDSGCKALIVDRPFVDMINSIRGQLPVPAGNFIYLGEPGDSVPDGYVGYEDWLAASSGEEPDVVVDAEDPWTFMYTSGTTGKPKGVVRTHESYLAMYYLDVANMGVRPTDKVMMVMPMCHVNSIFYSFPYTLVSAAVCVYNESSFSPQDFLATVEKYKVTFVSLVPTHYIMILALPEDVKKQYDVSSMRQLLISSAPARKDTKVAILDFFKNAELWEAYGSTEAGLVTLCRPQDQLRKLGTIGQEIFGVDRIKVLDEEGNEVPDGQVGELYARTPMLFKEYWNLPEKTKEVFHGEWFTAGDMCYRDPDGFYVLVDRKANMIITGGENVFPSEVENALGAHPAVKDVAVIGIPHEKWGESIHGVLILHEGKEATQELKEEIKRLARTKIAAYKVPKTLDFIEDDEMPRTGTGKILHRILREKYGKWSDVK, from the coding sequence ATGACCATAAGCAAATGGATTCACATGGGAACGGTCCTTAGCAGGCACGCTGTTCATTATCCCGACAAGCTCGGTTGCCAAGACAAGAAAAAGAGCTTCACATTCAAAGAGTGGAACGACCGAAGCTGCCGCGTGGGCAATGCTCTGACCTCCATGGGCTGCGGGCGTGGGGACCGGTTCGCGGTCATAGCTTTCAATCGCGTGGAATGGATGGAGATGTACGCGGGATGCGCCAAGGCCGGGCAAATATGCGTGCCGATAATGTTCAGGCTGGCCGCGCCGGAGATTCAATACATAGTGAACGATTCCGGCTGTAAGGCTCTTATTGTGGATAGACCGTTCGTGGATATGATCAACTCCATCAGAGGCCAATTGCCGGTTCCTGCCGGCAATTTCATATATCTCGGGGAGCCGGGCGATTCTGTTCCCGACGGTTATGTGGGATACGAGGACTGGCTGGCTGCTTCATCAGGGGAAGAGCCCGATGTGGTGGTAGACGCGGAGGACCCGTGGACCTTTATGTACACGTCGGGCACGACCGGCAAGCCCAAGGGAGTCGTCAGGACCCACGAGAGCTATCTTGCAATGTACTACCTCGACGTCGCAAACATGGGTGTGCGCCCCACGGACAAAGTCATGATGGTCATGCCCATGTGCCATGTCAATTCCATATTCTATTCGTTCCCTTATACCCTGGTGTCTGCCGCTGTGTGCGTGTACAACGAATCGAGCTTTAGCCCGCAGGATTTTCTGGCCACAGTGGAGAAATACAAGGTCACGTTTGTATCTCTTGTCCCCACGCATTACATTATGATCCTTGCTCTGCCTGAAGACGTTAAGAAACAATACGACGTATCGAGCATGCGGCAGCTGCTGATCTCATCCGCGCCGGCCAGAAAGGACACAAAGGTCGCAATACTGGACTTTTTCAAGAATGCAGAGTTGTGGGAGGCTTACGGCTCCACGGAAGCAGGCCTGGTGACGTTGTGTCGGCCGCAGGATCAATTGCGTAAGCTGGGTACCATCGGCCAGGAGATCTTCGGCGTGGACCGCATCAAGGTCTTGGACGAAGAAGGCAACGAAGTCCCGGATGGGCAGGTGGGCGAACTTTATGCGCGAACGCCCATGTTGTTCAAGGAATACTGGAACCTTCCCGAAAAGACCAAGGAAGTCTTCCACGGCGAGTGGTTTACCGCAGGGGATATGTGTTATCGCGATCCCGACGGGTTCTATGTTCTCGTGGACCGCAAGGCCAACATGATAATCACCGGTGGGGAGAACGTTTTCCCCTCAGAGGTGGAAAACGCTCTGGGCGCTCACCCTGCGGTGAAAGATGTGGCTGTGATCGGCATCCCGCATGAGAAATGGGGCGAGTCCATCCACGGCGTGCTGATCCTCCACGAAGGAAAGGAAGCCACGCAAGAACTGAAAGAAGAGATCAAGCGGCTTGCACGCACAAAGATAGCAGCATACAAAGTCCCCAAAACTCTGGATTTCATCGAGGACGACGAAATGCCTCGCACCGGGACCGGCAAAATCCTGCACCGTATCCTCAGAGAAAAATACGGAAAATGGAGCGATGTGAAGTAG
- a CDS encoding AbrB/MazE/SpoVT family DNA-binding domain-containing protein → MTEPIEVSVDTQGCIKIPAEVQDRLGLSPGMTLVVEEREKGEMCLRVQRDLPELVDKQGVLVVRSESVGDLADAVRHERGRRLSELRQRLGL, encoded by the coding sequence ATGACCGAGCCTATAGAGGTTTCAGTTGACACTCAGGGATGCATCAAGATCCCGGCGGAAGTTCAGGATCGTTTGGGATTGTCGCCCGGAATGACGCTTGTAGTAGAAGAACGTGAAAAGGGTGAAATGTGCCTGCGCGTTCAGAGGGATCTCCCGGAGCTTGTTGACAAACAAGGAGTGTTAGTCGTGCGATCAGAATCGGTCGGTGATCTGGCAGACGCTGTTCGGCATGAGCGTGGTCGGCGCTTATCCGAACTAAGGCAGCGATTAGGTCTATGA
- a CDS encoding type II toxin-antitoxin system MqsA family antitoxin yields MRCTLCKLGETSPGMVTVTLERGEATVIIKEVPGQVCENCGEYYLDQAVAERVLSMAEDAVSRNTEVEIIRFAA; encoded by the coding sequence ATGAGATGTACTCTGTGCAAATTGGGTGAAACGAGCCCTGGAATGGTGACCGTCACGTTGGAGCGAGGCGAAGCAACCGTGATCATTAAGGAAGTGCCGGGCCAGGTATGCGAAAACTGCGGAGAATACTACCTCGATCAAGCCGTTGCCGAGAGGGTCCTCAGTATGGCCGAGGATGCAGTGAGCAGGAACACTGAGGTGGAAATCATCCGGTTCGCGGCATAG
- a CDS encoding methyltransferase domain-containing protein, which yields MDEDKVIRIKRAVRENFDRSPAIYHSFEERYGFFKNLNKALLSGMSLPRTADVLDVGCGTGASSIQILEALPHCRVWGLDNSPAMLETARSTIGVSDRLTFVEGDAATLSEYFSFPFDAIIYSASIFLIPDYQQSLRQAQGLLKDKGSVGLTFMEGLFDATDNNLMAVADQEAKEGVSLKKPVNLGNFQSFFADLFPRHRTWKENFALPEELLREFFSIPAMSAGLFPGIEYPERLRKVASLFDHMPKTQILFRWILMVGQKTAVRAV from the coding sequence ATGGACGAAGACAAGGTCATTCGAATAAAAAGGGCCGTAAGGGAGAACTTTGATCGCAGCCCCGCCATTTATCATTCCTTCGAGGAGCGGTATGGTTTTTTCAAGAACCTGAACAAAGCGCTGCTCAGCGGCATGAGCCTCCCGCGAACCGCGGACGTACTCGATGTCGGATGTGGGACCGGTGCGAGTTCGATCCAGATTCTTGAAGCGCTGCCTCACTGCAGGGTTTGGGGCCTGGATAACTCGCCTGCCATGCTGGAGACCGCCCGCTCTACAATTGGTGTGTCCGACCGGCTGACTTTTGTGGAAGGCGATGCCGCGACGCTTTCCGAATATTTTAGCTTTCCGTTTGACGCAATTATTTACAGTGCTTCCATCTTCCTTATCCCCGATTACCAGCAAAGCCTCAGGCAGGCGCAGGGCCTTTTAAAGGACAAGGGCAGCGTCGGCCTTACTTTCATGGAAGGCCTTTTCGATGCAACGGACAACAACCTTATGGCCGTCGCGGATCAGGAGGCCAAAGAGGGGGTGAGTCTGAAAAAACCAGTGAACCTGGGAAACTTCCAATCCTTTTTCGCTGACTTGTTTCCTCGCCACCGCACGTGGAAAGAGAATTTCGCATTACCTGAAGAGCTTCTCCGTGAGTTCTTCTCCATACCGGCCATGTCCGCCGGATTATTTCCCGGAATCGAATACCCTGAACGCTTGCGAAAAGTCGCCAGCCTCTTCGACCACATGCCAAAGACCCAAATTCTCTTCAGATGGATACTGATGGTGGGACAGAAAACCGCGGTGAGGGCGGTGTAA
- a CDS encoding proline--tRNA ligase translates to MRMSRLLIPTLKEDPADAEVVSHRLMLRAGMIRKLTAGIYSYLPLGCRSLRKMEQIVREEMDAAGAQEVFLPMVQPSELWKESGRWDLYGSELLRFKDRHDRECCLGPTHEEVITDLVRRDVRSYRDLPLNLYQIQTKFRDEIRPRFGLMRGREFTMKDGYSFDATEEAAEEAYRIMWDAYSKVFARCGLKFRAVEADSGPIGGSFSHEFMVLANTGEDTIASCDSCDYAANMEKAETRPAEPAKPGVETAPEKVSTPGMSTIEQVSQFLNVSPQQLVKTLILSTDQGTIAVLIRGDHDLNIVKAKNFLKAAEVELADERVIEEVTGGPLGFSGPVGLDRVTILADHAIRGISSAVVGANEKDTHLVGVNPQTAFKVDHYGDFRAVVEGDKCPRCDGILGLSKGIEVGHVFKLGVKYSEAMNARFLDADGQERPMIMGCYGIGVSRTVAAAIEQNHDEDGIIFPPPLAPFTAIVTPVGAKNDEIDQAAEQVYSALWAAGIDTLLDDRDERPGVKFKDADLIGIPFRVTIGKKALAQGMVELRSRKTKNVELVEISGIVDALKKALEDWAA, encoded by the coding sequence ATGAGAATGTCTAGGCTGCTAATTCCGACGCTTAAGGAAGACCCGGCTGACGCGGAAGTAGTCAGCCACAGGCTGATGCTAAGAGCCGGAATGATAAGAAAACTTACCGCAGGGATTTATTCTTATCTACCGCTTGGATGCCGCTCTTTGCGCAAAATGGAACAAATCGTCCGGGAAGAAATGGATGCAGCGGGTGCGCAGGAGGTCTTTCTGCCTATGGTTCAACCCTCCGAGCTGTGGAAAGAATCCGGCCGTTGGGACCTTTATGGTAGCGAATTGCTCCGCTTCAAAGACCGGCATGACCGAGAATGTTGTCTGGGACCCACGCACGAAGAAGTTATCACCGACCTTGTACGCCGCGATGTCCGCTCATACCGCGACCTGCCTCTGAACTTGTATCAAATACAGACCAAGTTCCGTGACGAGATACGCCCCCGCTTCGGCCTGATGAGGGGCAGGGAATTCACCATGAAGGACGGTTATTCCTTTGACGCCACCGAAGAAGCGGCTGAAGAGGCCTACCGCATAATGTGGGACGCCTATTCAAAGGTCTTTGCTCGCTGCGGCCTCAAATTCAGGGCCGTGGAAGCGGATTCCGGACCGATCGGAGGCAGCTTTTCCCACGAATTCATGGTCCTGGCGAATACGGGCGAGGACACCATAGCGTCGTGCGATTCCTGCGACTACGCGGCGAACATGGAGAAAGCTGAGACAAGGCCGGCCGAACCTGCGAAGCCGGGAGTCGAGACGGCCCCGGAAAAGGTTTCGACGCCGGGAATGAGCACTATTGAACAGGTTTCCCAGTTCTTGAATGTCAGCCCGCAGCAACTCGTCAAAACGCTGATCCTCAGCACGGACCAGGGGACGATCGCGGTCCTGATTCGGGGAGACCACGATCTGAACATCGTGAAGGCCAAGAACTTTCTCAAGGCCGCGGAAGTGGAACTTGCCGACGAACGCGTCATCGAAGAGGTGACAGGTGGCCCCCTGGGATTTTCCGGTCCGGTGGGATTGGATCGGGTCACTATTCTAGCCGACCATGCGATTCGGGGGATCTCGTCCGCTGTAGTGGGTGCAAACGAAAAGGACACCCATCTGGTCGGCGTGAATCCGCAAACCGCGTTCAAAGTGGACCACTATGGCGATTTCCGAGCCGTGGTTGAAGGGGACAAGTGTCCTCGGTGTGACGGGATACTCGGTCTCAGCAAAGGAATAGAAGTCGGCCACGTGTTTAAGCTGGGAGTAAAATATTCAGAGGCCATGAATGCCAGATTTCTGGATGCGGACGGCCAGGAACGGCCCATGATAATGGGATGCTACGGGATAGGGGTCAGCAGGACGGTCGCAGCTGCCATAGAGCAAAACCACGACGAAGACGGGATCATCTTTCCACCGCCTCTAGCGCCTTTCACAGCCATCGTGACCCCCGTGGGCGCCAAGAATGATGAGATAGACCAGGCTGCGGAGCAGGTCTATAGCGCTCTGTGGGCCGCGGGAATCGACACCCTGCTGGACGACAGGGACGAGCGACCCGGGGTGAAATTCAAAGACGCGGACCTCATCGGGATTCCTTTTCGAGTAACCATAGGGAAGAAAGCTCTTGCCCAGGGAATGGTGGAACTTAGGAGCAGAAAAACCAAAAACGTGGAACTGGTTGAGATCTCCGGGATAGTCGATGCACTCAAAAAGGCGCTGGAAGACTGGGCGGCCTAG
- a CDS encoding AMP-binding protein — MHHVDRNSGILNEEEKFSPDKRREYQEKFLQDVVSHAYAAGTPLKAAMDARGLKPADVREMEDLQKLPIIKKKDLSEAQKINPPFGGFLTVPVSDLVRVHQSPGPIYDPVGRVRDYWRWKTALHSVGFRPGDLVVNTFAYHLTPAGHMFEEGVSELGATIIPTGVGNTETQAEIMRNLGVTGYIGTPSFLMAVLKKAEDMGMRVAEEFKLEMGFLLAEMVPESMRKRFMDDYHIIGRQAYGTADVGCVSYECPQVNGMHVHYDVIVEIVDPNTGKVLPNGEPGEVVVTTSNKIYPLVRFGTGDLSSLVDDDCPCGRRSPRLTRIMGRADQVTKVKGMFVHPSQVQKVVETHPEIAKGRLLVERPQDQDVMTLEIELKATASEGLIQSIEQTVREVIKLKGKVKILQPGTLAEGYKTIEDVRKWD, encoded by the coding sequence ATGCATCACGTTGATCGAAACTCCGGGATCCTGAACGAGGAAGAGAAATTCTCACCTGACAAGCGCCGCGAATACCAAGAGAAGTTCCTCCAAGATGTGGTCTCACACGCGTATGCGGCAGGAACGCCGCTGAAGGCTGCCATGGACGCGAGAGGACTGAAGCCGGCAGACGTGCGCGAGATGGAGGACCTCCAAAAACTCCCCATCATAAAGAAAAAAGACCTGTCCGAAGCCCAAAAGATCAATCCTCCATTTGGGGGGTTCTTGACCGTTCCGGTGTCGGATTTGGTTCGAGTGCACCAGTCTCCCGGACCCATTTACGACCCGGTCGGTAGAGTGCGCGATTACTGGCGCTGGAAGACTGCACTGCACTCTGTGGGATTCAGACCCGGAGACCTGGTGGTAAATACTTTCGCATACCATCTGACCCCAGCGGGACACATGTTCGAAGAGGGAGTGTCCGAACTCGGGGCTACAATCATTCCCACCGGAGTAGGCAATACCGAAACGCAGGCCGAAATCATGAGAAATCTTGGCGTTACCGGTTACATCGGCACTCCGAGCTTCCTCATGGCCGTACTCAAGAAGGCCGAGGACATGGGAATGCGAGTGGCCGAGGAATTCAAGTTGGAGATGGGATTTCTGCTGGCCGAAATGGTGCCGGAATCGATGCGCAAGAGGTTCATGGACGATTACCACATCATAGGCAGACAGGCCTACGGGACTGCGGACGTGGGGTGCGTTTCCTACGAGTGCCCCCAGGTCAACGGGATGCATGTCCACTATGATGTCATAGTGGAAATAGTGGACCCCAATACGGGCAAGGTCCTTCCGAACGGCGAGCCCGGGGAAGTCGTAGTCACCACAAGCAACAAGATCTACCCTCTGGTGAGGTTCGGGACCGGCGATCTTTCCAGCCTGGTCGATGACGACTGCCCCTGTGGGCGCCGATCGCCTCGGTTGACTCGTATAATGGGCCGCGCGGATCAGGTGACCAAGGTAAAGGGAATGTTCGTTCATCCTTCCCAGGTTCAGAAGGTCGTTGAAACCCATCCGGAGATTGCAAAAGGCAGGCTGCTGGTGGAGAGACCCCAGGATCAGGACGTCATGACCCTCGAAATCGAACTCAAAGCCACCGCGTCCGAAGGGCTAATCCAGTCCATAGAACAAACGGTCCGGGAGGTGATCAAGCTCAAGGGGAAGGTCAAAATCCTGCAACCCGGCACGCTTGCCGAGGGCTACAAAACCATAGAAGATGTACGCAAATGGGACTAG
- a CDS encoding PIN domain-containing protein: protein MKVLLDTSLLVAAMVEAHPVHENALPWLQRVKDGTDEGFVAAHSIAELYSILTTLPVRPRISSVVARRLIDQNVITSCNVVALSEEDYVTVLIHLSELGIVGGGIYDALIMYAGIKSGVDRFITLNEKDFRKVYPQFADRLAGPLDG from the coding sequence ATGAAGGTATTACTTGACACGTCGCTGCTTGTAGCCGCTATGGTTGAGGCCCACCCCGTCCATGAGAACGCATTGCCCTGGCTGCAAAGGGTGAAGGATGGCACGGACGAGGGATTCGTCGCAGCTCATTCCATCGCCGAGCTTTACTCGATTCTGACAACGCTACCGGTTCGACCTCGTATCTCTTCTGTCGTTGCTCGGCGCCTTATCGACCAGAACGTTATCACTTCCTGTAATGTGGTGGCCTTATCCGAGGAGGACTATGTCACGGTCCTGATCCATTTATCCGAGTTGGGAATAGTGGGCGGTGGAATTTACGACGCGTTGATAATGTATGCAGGGATAAAGAGCGGTGTTGACCGATTCATAACACTGAATGAGAAGGACTTTCGGAAAGTCTATCCGCAGTTTGCCGATCGGCTCGCCGGGCCTTTGGATGGGTGA